In Candidatus Defluviilinea proxima, a single genomic region encodes these proteins:
- a CDS encoding FAD binding domain-containing protein, translated as MITAYHRPKTLDEALSLLTQPNTQPLGGGTLLSHGTADPVQAVDLQLLGLDSLKKNGNNLELGVTLTLQSLLESKHCPEALKHALKLEAPLNIRNSATVAGTLVSCDGRSTFASALLAMDAKIEQALLNNSNIEYRTTNIGDFLPIRSTNLITKIILPINIKLAFESVAKTPSDKPIVCAAVAQWNSGRTRLALGGYGKSPMLAMDGTESEGIETAAQNTYHEATDEYASAEYRMDVASTLAKRCLGALTS; from the coding sequence ATGATAACTGCCTACCACCGCCCTAAAACCTTGGATGAAGCCCTAAGCCTTCTGACTCAACCAAATACCCAACCCCTCGGAGGCGGCACGCTTCTTTCTCACGGGACGGCTGATCCCGTCCAAGCAGTGGACCTTCAACTTCTGGGCTTAGATTCCCTAAAAAAGAATGGTAACAATCTTGAACTTGGCGTCACACTCACACTGCAATCACTGCTCGAGTCAAAGCATTGCCCCGAAGCATTGAAGCACGCTTTGAAACTCGAAGCGCCACTGAACATCCGCAACTCTGCCACCGTTGCAGGGACGTTGGTCTCATGCGATGGGCGCTCCACTTTTGCAAGCGCCTTGCTGGCAATGGACGCAAAGATCGAACAAGCACTACTCAACAATTCAAATATCGAATATCGAACGACAAACATCGGTGATTTCCTACCGATACGGTCAACAAATCTCATCACAAAAATCATTCTCCCCATCAACATCAAACTCGCTTTTGAGTCCGTTGCCAAAACTCCCTCAGACAAACCCATCGTCTGCGCCGCCGTTGCACAGTGGAATTCAGGTCGCACAAGGCTTGCACTCGGTGGTTACGGCAAGAGTCCCATGCTGGCCATGGACGGGACGGAATCCGAGGGCATCGAAACTGCCGCACAAAATACCTACCACGAAGCGACAGACGAATACGCCTCCGCCGAATACCGCATGGATGTAGCATCCACGCTGGCGAAGAGATGTTTGGGGGCATTAACTTCATAG